Proteins encoded in a region of the Scatophagus argus isolate fScaArg1 chromosome 1, fScaArg1.pri, whole genome shotgun sequence genome:
- the coro2ba gene encoding coronin-2B isoform X1, translating to MTVTKMSWRPTYRGSKFRNVYGKVANREHCFEGISITKNVHDNHFCAVNSKFVAVVTESSGGGSFIVIPVSQSGRLDSHYPKVCGHQGNVLDIKWNPFFENIIASCSEDTSVRVWEIPESGLRRNMTEAVLELYGHSRRVGLIEWHPTSSGILFSAGYDYKILIWNLEIGEPVKMIDCHTDVILSMSFNTDGSLLATSCKDKKMRVIEPRSGAVLQQASCKNHRVNRVVFLGNMKRLLTTGVSRWNTRQIALWDQEDLSMPIVEEDIDGLSGLLFPFYDADTHMLYLAGKGDGNIRYFEITTEKPYLQYLMEFRSPAPQKGLGVMPKHGLDVGACEVFRFYKLVTLKGLIEPISMIVPRRSDTYQEDIYPMTAGTEPALSASEWLSGINRDPVLMSLKDGYHRPNQLVFKAPVKEKKSVVVNGIDLLENVPPRTENELLRMFFRQQDELRRLKEELTTKDVRIRQLELELNNLKNVSPNNV from the exons ATGACTGTCACAAAG ATGTCATGGCGTCCGACCTACCGAGGCTCCAAGTTTCGAAATGTGTACGGAAAAGTGGCGAACCGGGAGCACTGCTTCGAGGGGATCTCCATCACCAAGAACGTCCACGACAACCACTTCTGTGCCGTCAACTCCAAGTTTGTGGCAGTCGTCACGGAGAGCTCCGGCGGAGGCTCTTTCATTGTTATCCCCGTATCCCAG TCTGGCCGCTTGGACTCTCACTACCCAAAAGTGTGTGGGCATCAAGGCAATGTACTGGATATCAAGTGGAATCCCTTCTTTGAAAACATCATAGCATCGTGCTCTGAGGACACCTCG GTGCGAGTATGGGAGATCCCAGAGAGCGGTCTGAGGCGGAACATGACGGAGGCGGTGCTGGAGCTGTACGGCCACAGCAGACGGGTGGGTCTGATCGAGTGGCACCCCACCAGCAGCGGCATCCTCTTCAGTGCTGGCTACGACTACAAG ATCCTCATCTGGAACCTGGAGATCGGAGAGCCGGTGAAAATGATCGACTGCCACACTGACGTCATCCTCAGCATGTCCTTCAACACAGACGGCAGCCTGCTGGCCACCAGCTGCAAAGACAAGAAGATGCGTGTCATTGAACCACGCTCCGGGGCAGTCCTTCAG CAAGCCAGTTGTAAGAACCACCGTGTAAACCGAGTGGTGTTCCTGGGCAACATGAAGCGACTGCTCACCACAGGGGTTTCTCGCTGGAACACCCGGCAGATCGCTCTCTGGGATCAG GAGGATTTGTCCATGCCAATTGTGGAGGAGGACATAGACGGCCTCTCAGGACTGTTGTTTCCCTTCTATGATGCCGACACACACATGTTGTACCTGGCAGGAAAG GGGGACGGCAACATCCGTTACTTTGAGATTACCACAGAGAAGCCGTACTTACAATACCTAATGGAGTTCCGGTCCCCGGCCCCACAGAAAGGACTGG GTGTGATGCCAAAGCATGGACTGGATGTGGGAGCTTGCGAGGTGTTCCGCTTCTACAAGTTGGTCACCCTGAAGGGTTTGATTGAGCCCATTTCAATGATTGTGCCAAGAAGG TCAGACACGTACCAGGAGGACATCTACCCCATGACAGCAGGAACAGAACCTGCGCTGTCTGCCAGTGAATGGCTGAGTGGCATTAATAGAG ACCCAGTGTTGATGTCCCTAAAGGACGGTTACCACCGGCCAAACCAGTTAGTGTTCAAAGCCCCagtgaaggaaaagaagagCGTCGTAGTGAATGGGATCGACCTGCTGGAGAATGTACCACCCAGGACAGAGAACGAG CTCCTGCGGATGTTCTTCCGGCAGCAGGATGAGTTGCGGCGGCTGAAGGAGGAGCTCACCACCAAGGACGTGCGAATACGCCAGCTGGAGCTCGAGCTCAACAACCTGAAGAACGTTAGCCCGAACAACGTCTGA
- the coro2ba gene encoding coronin-2B isoform X2, translating into MSWRPTYRGSKFRNVYGKVANREHCFEGISITKNVHDNHFCAVNSKFVAVVTESSGGGSFIVIPVSQSGRLDSHYPKVCGHQGNVLDIKWNPFFENIIASCSEDTSVRVWEIPESGLRRNMTEAVLELYGHSRRVGLIEWHPTSSGILFSAGYDYKILIWNLEIGEPVKMIDCHTDVILSMSFNTDGSLLATSCKDKKMRVIEPRSGAVLQQASCKNHRVNRVVFLGNMKRLLTTGVSRWNTRQIALWDQEDLSMPIVEEDIDGLSGLLFPFYDADTHMLYLAGKGDGNIRYFEITTEKPYLQYLMEFRSPAPQKGLGVMPKHGLDVGACEVFRFYKLVTLKGLIEPISMIVPRRSDTYQEDIYPMTAGTEPALSASEWLSGINRDPVLMSLKDGYHRPNQLVFKAPVKEKKSVVVNGIDLLENVPPRTENELLRMFFRQQDELRRLKEELTTKDVRIRQLELELNNLKNVSPNNV; encoded by the exons ATGTCATGGCGTCCGACCTACCGAGGCTCCAAGTTTCGAAATGTGTACGGAAAAGTGGCGAACCGGGAGCACTGCTTCGAGGGGATCTCCATCACCAAGAACGTCCACGACAACCACTTCTGTGCCGTCAACTCCAAGTTTGTGGCAGTCGTCACGGAGAGCTCCGGCGGAGGCTCTTTCATTGTTATCCCCGTATCCCAG TCTGGCCGCTTGGACTCTCACTACCCAAAAGTGTGTGGGCATCAAGGCAATGTACTGGATATCAAGTGGAATCCCTTCTTTGAAAACATCATAGCATCGTGCTCTGAGGACACCTCG GTGCGAGTATGGGAGATCCCAGAGAGCGGTCTGAGGCGGAACATGACGGAGGCGGTGCTGGAGCTGTACGGCCACAGCAGACGGGTGGGTCTGATCGAGTGGCACCCCACCAGCAGCGGCATCCTCTTCAGTGCTGGCTACGACTACAAG ATCCTCATCTGGAACCTGGAGATCGGAGAGCCGGTGAAAATGATCGACTGCCACACTGACGTCATCCTCAGCATGTCCTTCAACACAGACGGCAGCCTGCTGGCCACCAGCTGCAAAGACAAGAAGATGCGTGTCATTGAACCACGCTCCGGGGCAGTCCTTCAG CAAGCCAGTTGTAAGAACCACCGTGTAAACCGAGTGGTGTTCCTGGGCAACATGAAGCGACTGCTCACCACAGGGGTTTCTCGCTGGAACACCCGGCAGATCGCTCTCTGGGATCAG GAGGATTTGTCCATGCCAATTGTGGAGGAGGACATAGACGGCCTCTCAGGACTGTTGTTTCCCTTCTATGATGCCGACACACACATGTTGTACCTGGCAGGAAAG GGGGACGGCAACATCCGTTACTTTGAGATTACCACAGAGAAGCCGTACTTACAATACCTAATGGAGTTCCGGTCCCCGGCCCCACAGAAAGGACTGG GTGTGATGCCAAAGCATGGACTGGATGTGGGAGCTTGCGAGGTGTTCCGCTTCTACAAGTTGGTCACCCTGAAGGGTTTGATTGAGCCCATTTCAATGATTGTGCCAAGAAGG TCAGACACGTACCAGGAGGACATCTACCCCATGACAGCAGGAACAGAACCTGCGCTGTCTGCCAGTGAATGGCTGAGTGGCATTAATAGAG ACCCAGTGTTGATGTCCCTAAAGGACGGTTACCACCGGCCAAACCAGTTAGTGTTCAAAGCCCCagtgaaggaaaagaagagCGTCGTAGTGAATGGGATCGACCTGCTGGAGAATGTACCACCCAGGACAGAGAACGAG CTCCTGCGGATGTTCTTCCGGCAGCAGGATGAGTTGCGGCGGCTGAAGGAGGAGCTCACCACCAAGGACGTGCGAATACGCCAGCTGGAGCTCGAGCTCAACAACCTGAAGAACGTTAGCCCGAACAACGTCTGA